One Flavobacteriales bacterium DNA segment encodes these proteins:
- the mltG gene encoding endolytic transglycosylase MltG, with translation RIGKQIEADSISILTLLKDGHYLNRINVKSESVLSIFIPNTYEFYWDTSAQDFIQRMKKEYGEFWSVSRLKKAKKVGLSKIEVSVLASIIQKETSKNDEKPRIAGVYLNRLKKGMKLQADPTLIYALKDFTIRRVLNKHKLIDSPYNTYMNAGLPPGPICLPEIASIDAVLESESHNYLFFCAKEDFSGYHSFAASYGQHLLNARRYQRELNKRKILS, from the coding sequence TAGAATCGGTAAACAGATTGAAGCAGATTCTATTTCAATTCTTACGCTATTAAAAGATGGGCATTATTTGAATAGAATAAATGTAAAGTCTGAGAGTGTATTATCCATTTTTATTCCTAATACCTATGAATTTTATTGGGACACGTCCGCTCAAGATTTTATTCAAAGAATGAAAAAAGAGTATGGTGAATTTTGGAGTGTGAGCAGATTAAAGAAAGCAAAGAAAGTAGGATTGTCTAAAATAGAGGTTTCGGTACTTGCTTCAATAATTCAAAAAGAAACCTCCAAAAATGACGAGAAACCTAGAATAGCAGGGGTTTATTTGAACAGATTAAAGAAGGGCATGAAACTGCAAGCAGATCCTACATTGATATACGCACTTAAAGATTTCACGATAAGAAGGGTGTTAAATAAGCATAAACTAATCGATTCGCCTTACAATACTTATATGAATGCCGGATTACCTCCTGGTCCAATATGTTTGCCTGAGATAGCATCAATTGATGCCGTACTCGAATCGGAAAGTCATAATTATTTGTTCTTTTGCGCCAAAGAAGATTTCTCGGGATACCATAGTTTTGCAGCATCATATGGCCAACATCTCTTGAATGCAAGACGTTATCAAAGAGAATTAAATAAACGTAAAATATTAAGCTAA